Proteins from a genomic interval of Thamnophis elegans isolate rThaEle1 chromosome 2, rThaEle1.pri, whole genome shotgun sequence:
- the CANT1 gene encoding LOW QUALITY PROTEIN: soluble calcium-activated nucleotidase 1 (The sequence of the model RefSeq protein was modified relative to this genomic sequence to represent the inferred CDS: inserted 3 bases in 2 codons; deleted 2 bases in 2 codons), with the protein MILSNDYLGCREMSEARKLLEFAQRGPSRGFLLRAVQNCGGKNKVPRNLRLMPISARPRLQWDDTLNPLRISVGSLPVLASMTKTADPRFRLRWKAIVVTTLALVLVLLLLCFQRSSPANRPVLSMLHNWRLNVLSSERYNDTYPLSPPQRIPEGVRYRIGLIADLDTXSKGPSEHTWFSYLKKGYLTLSASGDMVSVEWDTKDHILESHLAEKGRGMELSELVVFNGKLYAVDDRTGVVYQIDDTRVVPWVILSDGDGTIDKGFKAEWLAVKDEHLYVGGLGKDWTTTTGEVLNQNPEWVKVIGYKGDVAHENWVINXHALRTAAGIKSPGYLIHESASWSERLQRWFFLPRRASHGRYNEQEDEHRGTNLLLSSTPDFTDISVSRIGDVIPTHGFSSFKFVPDTDDQIIVALKSEENAGHVATYITAFTLDGRCLLPETRIGSVKYEGIEFI; encoded by the exons GTTCCCAGGAACCTCAGGCTGATGCCCATCTCAGCTCGTCCACGCCTGCAATGGGATGATACTCTGAATCCCTTGAGGATTAGTGTGGGCAGTCTTCCAGTGCTGGCGTCCATGACCAAAACAGCTGACCCCCGTTTCCGCCTGCGTTGGAAGGCCATTGTGGTGACCACTCTGGCCCTTGTCCTGGTGTTGCTTCTCCTTTGTTTCCAGCGTTCATCCCCTGCGAACAGGCCAGTCCTCTCAATGCTTCATAACTGGAGGCTTAATGTTCTATCCAGTGAGAGGTATAATGACACTTACCCACTGTCACCACCTCAGCGAATCCCAGAAGGTGTGCGGTACCGTATTGGACTCATTGCTGATCTTGACA ACTCCAAGGGTCCCAGTGAGCACACCTGGTTCAGCTACTTGAAGAAGGGTTATCTCACATTGTCAGCCAGTGGGGAC ATGGTCTCTGTTGAGTGGGATACAAAGGACCATATATTGGAATCTCACCTAGCGGAAAAAGGACGTGGCATGGAGCTTTCTGAATTGGTAGTCTTTAATGGTAAACTCTATGCCGTGGATGATCGAACGGGTGTGGTCTACCAGATTGATGACACCAGGGTAGTACCTTGGGTGATATTATCTGATGGAGATGGC ACAATTGACAAAG GATTTAAGGCAGAATGGTTGGCAGTGAAGGATGAGCACCTCTATGTGGGAGGCTTGGGCAAGGATTGGACCACAACTACAGGAGAGGTGCTCAATCAAAATCCAGAATGGGTGAAAGTCATCGGTTACAAAGGTGACGTGGCTCATGAGAACTGGGTCATCAA ACATGCACTCCGGACTGCAGCTGGGATCAAATCTCCAG GTTACTTGATCCATGAGTCTGCCTCTTGGAGTGAGAGACTGCAGCGTTGGTTCTTTCTACCACGCCGTGCCAGCCATGGACGCTACAATGAGCAAGAGGATGAGCATCGTGGCACCAACTTGCTTCTTAGTTCCACACCAGACTTCACTGATATCTCTGTAAGCCGTATTGGTGATGTCATTCCCACCCATGGCTTCTCCTCCTTCAAGTTTGTCCCTGACACTGATGATCAGATAATTGTGGCATTAAAATCTGAAGAGAATGCTGGACATGTGGCAACCTATATTACTGCCTTCACACTGGATGGACGTTGCCTGTTACCTGAAACTCGCATTGGTTCCGTCAAATATGAGGGCATTGAGTTTATCTAA